The Garra rufa chromosome 18, GarRuf1.0, whole genome shotgun sequence genome window below encodes:
- the xkr7b gene encoding XK-related protein 7 encodes MFESADINMLRLLEAFLKSAPQLVLQLSIMIHSNHILPLQGLSASASLVSLAWMIASYQKVLRDSRDDKLPMSYKAVIVQMLWHLFTIGARTIAFALFASVFQLYFGIFIVAHWCAMTFWIIQGETDFCMSKWEEIIYNMVVGIIYIFCWFNVKEGRARFRLGVYYCVSLIENVALTAAWYIHRGPHTSDFYALIIVCVVVCSYALGTFFMFVYYCLLHPDGPILGAQWSCVEEGMGVIGLGGIGDLGTPLPQPDVVTSPPRTLQRTTGGDREIGAGDRDSCLPVFQVRPPSVPPASSPRPPRTEGPVIRIDLPRKSYPAWDAHFIDRRLRKTILVLENTSPVTPRIQYQSFSNPKEVTEYETTV; translated from the exons ATGTTCGAGAGCGCTGACATCAACATGCTGCGGCTGCTGGAGGCTTTTCTGAAGAGCGCGCCTCAGCTTGTGCTTCAGCTCAGCATCATGATCCACAGCAACCACATACTGCCCCTACAGG GTCTCTCCGCATCTGCCTCGTTGGTTTCTCTCGCCTGGATGATTGCGTCCTACCAGAAGGTTCTGCGCGACTCTCGTGATGACAAGCTCCCAATGTCCTACAAGGCTGTGATTGTTCAGATGCTTTGGCACCTCTTCACCATCGGTGCTCGGACCATCGCCTTCGCCCTCTTCGCTTCAGTCTTCCAGCTTTACTTTGGGATCTTCATCGTGGCCCACTGGTGCGCCATGACCTTCTGGATCATCCAGGGCGAGACCGACTTCTGCATGTCCAAATGGGAGGAGATCATCTACAACATGGTGGTGGGCATCATCTACATTTTTTGCTGGTTCAACGTCAAGGAAGGCCGTGCCCGCTTTCGGCTGGGCGTGTACTACTGTGTGAGTTTGATTGAGAACGTCGCGCTCACCGCCGCTTGGTATATTCACAGGGGACCTCACACCTCGGACTTCTACGCCTTGATTATTGTGTGTGTGGTGGTGTGTAGCTATGCTTTGGGAACATTCTTTATGTTTGTGTATTATTGCCTGCTCCACCCAGATGGACCTATCCTGGGAGCTCAGTGGAGCTGTGTCGAGGAGGGAATGGGGGTAATCGGTCTGGGAGGCATTGGGGATTTGGGAACCCCCTTGCCCCAACCAGACGTGGTTACTAGCCCTCCCAGAACACTCCAAAGGACTACTGGTGGGGATCGGGAGATAGGAGCTGGGGATAGAGACAGTTGCCTGCCTGTGTTTCAGGTAAGGCCTCCTAGTGTTCCCCCTGCTTCTTCCCCACGTCCCCCAAGAACTGAAGGTCCCGTTATCCGCATCGACCTGCCAAGAAAAAGTTACCCAGCCTGGGATGCCCACTTTATCGACCGAAGGCTGAGGAAGACCATCCTGGTGCTGGAGAATACGTCTCCCGTGACTCCTCGCATCCAGTACCAGAGCTTCAGCAACCCCAAAGAAGTGACAGAGTACGAAACTACGGTGTAG